ACAGCCACCCATCCTCTACCTGCTAGGCGCGATCGTCGGAGTCAGGTTCTTCGGCATAGGGAGGGCCGTGCTGCGATACTGCGAGCGACTCCTGACCCATGATGCCGTCTTCGCTGCCATGACCCGCCTCCGCGGCGCACTGTGGGCATCACTGAGCCGCAGGGCGCTGTCTCTCCGCCGCCTCCTCCAAGGCGGCAACGTCTTGGGCTCCATCGTGGACGACGTGGACACCCTCCGCGATCTCCTGCCCAGGGTTGTCCTCCCGCCCATGACCGCCGTGGGAGTCGGGGCCGCGGCGATCCTCGCCACAGCCATGGTCTTACCGGAGGCTCTGGCAGCGGTGGTGATGGCCGCCGTCGTGGGGCTGATCCTTGCCCCGACCCTGGCCGTCCTGGCTGACAGGAACGCAGCCAAAGCCGAACAGCACATGCGTTCAGTAGTGCTTCGGGGAGTGGCCGCCGCCCTTGACGCCCGGGCGGCACTCAGCGCCAACGGAGTGAGCGAGCCGGTCCTCGGTGCACTGCGCGACAAAGACCGCACCGCCACCCTCTCTGCACAGCGCTCGGCATGGGCTGAAGGGCTCGGCCAGGCCGTGATCGTTCTCGGGTGCTCCATGGCCGCATTGTGGGCGGGCGTCCTGAGTGCGCCCGCCGTTCTGAACGGCACTGTCGCCCCTGAACTCGCAGCCGTCATAGTCCTGATGCAGCTGGCCCTGGTTGAACCATTCGGGGGCATCGTATCCGCCGTACGCCAAGCGCCCGCGCTCGCAGATGTGCTGGGCCGGGTGGCGGCATCCGGCGCTTTGGACGCTCCCGCTTCACTGAACCAAGCGGAAGACCACGACGGCGGCACCCGGCGCCTGCCGGATCGGCCCGGCAAAGCAGGACTGGAATTGATAGGTGCATCAGCGGCCTGGCCCGGTGGGCCTGACGTCTTTACTGGTGTAAATGCTGTTGCCGAGCCTGGCCGCTGGCTTGCCATAACAGGGCCTTCGGGCGCAGGGAAGTCCACGCTCCTCTCCGTGCTCCTCGGATTCCTGCCGCTGACGGAAGGAACTGTGCAGCTCTCCGGCACAGCGGCATGGTGCCCCCAGGAGGCCCACCTGTTCGACTCCACTCTTCGTGGCAACCTCCTGCTGAGCCGGCCGGCCGGAGCGAAGCCCAGCGAGGCGGAGATGCACAAGGCCCTGGCCGACGTCGGACTTGATTCAGTGGTGAATGCGTTGCCGGATGGGCTCGACGCCCGCATAGGTCCCGGTGGTTCATTCCTGAGCGGCGGCGAACGGCAGCGGCTTGCCATGGCCAGGACCCTCCTCACCGGAGCCTCCGTGTTGTTGCTTGACGAACCAACTGCCCACTTGGACGCGGGCTCGGCCCGGGAAATGATGGCTATACTCCGCAGCGGGCTCAAGGACGTCACTATTGTCCTGGTTACCCATAACCCGGAGGACATTGATCCGGCAGATGCGCGGCTTGAACTGCCCGCGGTCCGATCTGCCGTCAAGCGAAGTCCGGGCGCGGCGGAACTGGTGGGAAGGCCTACTGCTCAGTAGCCTGTTGGCATGCCTTTCGACGCCGCAAGCCAAGCCATGCCTGATGTCCTCGCAACCGGCCTTCGATGGCGGCCGGCCACCATGGAAGACCTGGATAACTGGGCAGGCCTGATCTCCCGGACGGCCGCCGTTGAACATCCCGTCTGGTATGAAAAGCGCGGCGACCTCGTCCACATCCTGCAGTCCACCAAGAACCCGCCGGAAACCAGCACCCTGTTGGGCCTGGACGCCGGGGGAGTAGCGCGCGCCTATGGGCGTATCTCCAAAAACCCCACGGGAGACAAGGCCACAGGAATGGCGTGCGTCGATCCGGAGTGGCAACAACGAGGCATCGGCTCTGCAGTCCTGGTGTGGCAGGAAGGACAAGTGCGCAACCGGTTCCAAGCCGATGAGGCCGCCGGTCACACCACGGCGCCGCCCCGCCTCCGCATCCAGACGGAGGAGCAGCACGAACATCAGGCAACACTCCTGATGGGGCACGGCTACGGGGCCGTGCGCTGGTTCAGCGAAATGCACCGGCCATTGACTGCGGAACTGCCTGAAGTCCGGCTTCCCGCCGGACTTGAGCTCAGGACCCTCGATCCATCGCTCTTCGAACCCGTGCGCCAAGCCCACAACGATGCGTTCAGGGACCACTGGGGGAGCGAACCGCGGGACGAAGAATCATGGCGGTTCACCATCGAGGAACCCACTGCCCGGCACGATCTGGGCGCGGTGGTTATCGACCAAGCCAAAGGCGAGGTGGCCGGATACCAGCTGACCAGCTTCGATCCCGACTCTGCCGCGGACCGCGGTTTCAAGGAAGGCTACACGGAGCTCCTTGGCGTGCGGCGTGCCTATCGCGGCCGGGGCATTGCCCAAGCACTGCTCGCCGATGCCATGCAGCGCTACGCCTCGGCGGGAATGGACGTGGCATCACTGGACGTTGACTCAGCCAACCCCACCGGGGCGCTGGAACTCTACCTTGGCATGGGCTATACGCCCGTGAACCGCAGCATGACGTGGGAGAAAATGCTCTAGGTTCCTAGCCGTCCACATCATGAAGATGGTGAACAACATCGTGGAGGAAGTACTGGGAGAACGTCAGCACGGTAAATGAGGATCCATTGCTGCGCGTTCCGGTACGCTGCCAGTCATCCTCGGTGACCCGTGCGAAGGACTCGGCAATCTCCGTACCCTCGGCCTCAAGCTGATCGGCCACCGTCCGTGGGTCCGCCGAACCGTACTCTCCGTCGATCGCGGCCTGGTCCTGGTCCCAGTTGGCGAACCGGGCGTCGTCGTCCGTCAGCATCAGGTTGAGACGCTGGTCGAAAAGGCTGAAGACGTCCCGGACGTGGCATGCGTACTCCAGGTTGGACCAGGTGTGGTCATTAGGACGTGTGGCAACGTCCTCCCGGCGCAGGACGGCACGCCACCGGGGGAGCATGTTGACGACGGTGCCAGGCACCGTGGAGGGAGTCACGGTCGCGGGATCAAAACCGCACTCGGGGCAGGGCTGTGAGAGCACCCAGGTCCAGTCTTTTTCATCAGGGATGATCGGCATGCGGCCAGTCTAAGCTGATCCGCTCCGTGCCTCTGGGCAGCCCACGAAATATGGTGTCGTTTTCCAATTACTTACCGACCCGCCCAAGAGTAAAGTTCGTTCCGGGGGGAGAGCCGGAAAGAGAAAACAATGCTCAAGGATCAGCAGGTTGGTGCCGTCCTACCGGCACAGGACATAGCCCGGGCACGCGCGTACTACAGCGAAAAACTCGGACTGGAACCCGAAAATCCGGACGACGACGACAACCTCCAGTACAGGTGCGGCGATGGAACCGGATTCTTTGTCTATCAGACGTCGAATGCAGGGACTGCGAAGAACACCCAAATGGGCTGGACTGTCAGTGATGTCAAGGCCACGGTGCAGGAGTTGCGCGGCAAGGGAGTTAAGTTTGAGGACTACGACTTCCCTGGCCTGAAGACCGAAGACGGCATCGCCACGATGCCCGATGGAAGCGCTGCAGCATGGTTCCTTGACAGCGAGGGAAACATACTCAGCATCAACCAAACCGGCTAGCCCATGCGGTGGCTTCAAGGCCACGGCAGCACAAAGGCCGGAGGTGCCATAACCCCCGGCCTTTGCCGTGCTGCTTGACTTTTCTGCGGCTATGCTGCGGCTATTCCGCGGCTTCAGCCCAGGCCATGCTCGGCCCGATTGCCTCCACAGGCTGGGACAGCGGCACGCCCGATCCGTCCCTGCGACCATGCTCGTGGGGGAGTGCCCGTGCCACGCCGGCGGCGGATGAAGCCTTGGCAGGACCATGTCCGGCCCACGCCATCAACAGCGTGTCTTCGCCCTTGAGGAAGCGGTGAACCCGAACGCCACCTGTTGCCCGACCCTTGGCCGGATACTCCTCGAAAGCAGTCACTTTGGCAGTACCCGGCGCCGTCCCCGGAAGGGCGCCGTTGGTACCGGCAATGGTCACCACGACGGCGGCAGGATCGTCCGCGCGCACGGTACCGAAGTGGATTACTTCGTCCCCGGCCGCAAGCTTGATGCCGGCCATGCCGCCTGCTGTGCGTCCCTGCGGACGGACGTTCGACGCACTGAAGCGAAGCAATTGGGCCTGCCTTGTCACGAAGACGAGGTCCACGTTGTCGTCCTGGGCAGGTTCCACCGCGAGCACCAAGTCTTTGTCTTTAAGCGCAATGATCTCCCAGTCCTCACGGTTCAACGGGTAATCGGGCTGCACGCGCTTCACCACGCCCTGAACCGTGCCAATGGCAAGGACGGCGTCCAAGGGCACGAAGGCCACCAAGGTTTCCCCCTTGAGTAAGGTGATGAAGTCCTTGGCGGGGACGCCACCGGCCAAGTTGGGCAGACCTGAAACCGGGGGCAGCACGGGCATGTCCATCACTTGGAGCCGCAGCATGCGGCCCTGCGAGGTGACCGCGCCGATTTCGCCCCTGGCGGTGGTCTTCACCACTGAGCGGAAGACGTCGTGTTTGGTGCGGGGGCCGGCCTCGGCGAGTGGCTCCTGGTTGGATGTCCTGGCAATCTGCCCTGAGACGCTGAGCAGGGCCCAGCAGGGGTCGTCCGGAATTTCCAGCGGCAGCGCTGCTGCCTTGCCTTTGGGGCCCGGAACTGACGCTGCCAATGCCGCAGCAACCGTGGGGGAAACAGCTTCCGATT
This genomic interval from Paenarthrobacter aurescens TC1 contains the following:
- a CDS encoding acetyltransferase, GNAT family protein (identified by match to protein family HMM PF00583), which encodes MPFDAASQAMPDVLATGLRWRPATMEDLDNWAGLISRTAAVEHPVWYEKRGDLVHILQSTKNPPETSTLLGLDAGGVARAYGRISKNPTGDKATGMACVDPEWQQRGIGSAVLVWQEGQVRNRFQADEAAGHTTAPPRLRIQTEEQHEHQATLLMGHGYGAVRWFSEMHRPLTAELPEVRLPAGLELRTLDPSLFEPVRQAHNDAFRDHWGSEPRDEESWRFTIEEPTARHDLGAVVIDQAKGEVAGYQLTSFDPDSAADRGFKEGYTELLGVRRAYRGRGIAQALLADAMQRYASAGMDVASLDVDSANPTGALELYLGMGYTPVNRSMTWEKML